GCAGAAAGCCCAGCTAACAGCGAGTTACAGTAAAGTGGAAATTAAGTGCCTGCTGTGTTCGTTTAGGTCGTACTTTTCAAATGTTATAGAGAATGAACCTGCAAACACAAGACAGactttgcgtgtgtgtttgtgaatgtttgtgtttgtgacctTACATGTGTGACGTGTGTTTTTgattgttaatgtgtgtgtgtgtgtggttgtgaatgtgtgtttgtgtgtgtgtacgcagtggtgtgtgtgtgtggttttgaatctgtgtgtgcgtgcgtgcacacagtggtgtgtgtgtgtacggttGTGaatctgtgtgcgtgcgtgcatgtgtgtgtgtgcgtgctgagAGTGAAAAGAAATTAGACAGCACCTCAGGAGTAAATGTCACTTGGCTCTTTCGTAGCTGAGCATTCCTACAGTGAACGCCTCATGGTTCATTTAGGCCCTTCCTCTGGTAAAATCACTCTTTATCCATTGTCTTCTTTTGTTTATGCTATTCTTTTTCCATTGGCTTGCATCCAACTTGTGTGATTTCTTTACATTCTGTACTTGGTTAATCTGTGACCTGCTTTTCTTATTCATTGTTCAGGCCTTTTTACCTACCAATACCATTTAAAAATCCATATTTACTTTTTACTGTTTTACCTGTGGTCTTGTGAAATGATACTAATGATACTATTACTGATTTATCCTGGTGGTTAGCTTTGTTTTCAGCTAAGGGATTGAATCGTTAGTAGTTACTGGATATTTACTTGTCGACATTCTTAGTTCTGCATTGTGGACACAACATAAAGGGCTCAAGCTAAATGCTTTTCTTACAAATCTAATCTTTGTTGGTGGAAGAAGGGAATAAGGTTCCACTCTAGGGGAAAGATGCATTGCATGTGCATAGCAGTGATAACAAATTCAATCACGTCTGATAAGGCCCGACTGGTGCCTAGCAGCCAGGGACTCCATCACGACCACTCAAACGGCGTGGTGCCCAAAATGAGAGGCACCTTGTTTCCTCCCTCAGGTAACAAACGTGATTTTCATAACCAGTCACTTCAGGTCACAATAGACAATGCAGAGTGGTGGAAAACTGACGTGAGGGGCCATCCGTCCCCCTCAGCCAAGGGCACCAAATGTGCCTGGCTAAGGGGCAGTGACATCAAGGCTGAGAACACCACTAGTACCCAATCAGCTGCAGTGTAAATCTCAACCACAGAAACGAGCACAAGGGACAAGTGGGCGAGGAACCCAAGCTACCGCCAACCAGCAATGAACTGCCCCACCAGACAGTGTGCTGCAGGCGTAGCCCCAGATTGGGGCGGAGCCATCTACCCAAGCACAGCAGACGAGTGAATGTCAGACTACAAACGGCAGAGAGAAGCAACCTGCCTATCGAGAGTGGCTGTGCGTAGAGGCAGGAGTCACATGGATGGACCAGAGCTGCAACGGGATGACCTAGACCGGGACACCCCAATGCACCTCATGAAGATCCTCACTCCTATGTAGAAGTTGAATGATAGGTGGCACCACCTGAAAGTCTCCGCCAACCTTTTCTTACTCATACGGAACAGGGACACAACGTTTGTGTCCCTGTTCCGTTTGTGTCCCTGTTCACAACGTTTGTTGTGATTGATGAACGAGGCCCCGGATAGAGTCCATCTCAATAACCTAGTTGTCCTTTTGTGGCCCATCTCACCAGGTTCACAGTGCTGTTCTCCCACGGCAACGCGGTGGACCTGGGCCAGATGAGCAGTTTCTTCATTGGTCTGGGTACACGCATCGACTGCAACATCTTCTCCTACGACTACTCCGGCTATGGTGTGAGTACGGGCAAGCCCTCCGAGAAGAACCTCTACGCCGACATTGACGCCGCCTGGCAGGCCCTGCGGTCACGGTATGTACATCACCCTGGGACTGGGACATCACCGCGGCAGGGAGGGATTGAGTCACTGGGAGGCTCACAGGGACCTTACAGGGACGCAAGGTCCAGCAATGGCGTTGGAATGCCGTGTTAATCTCAGAGACTGGATTGTGCTGTGCAGTAATAACTGGTCCTCTGTCACATGCTGTTGTGTAGTGGTAGAACCTGCTGTAGCCAACTTTCTAGCCCTGTGCTTTTTTCCCCTTAGTGACCAAAACAGGATGTTTCTATTTTTAGCTGACGTGGTGGTGAATCTGTTCAACCAGCATTTCATTATGGGAAGTAGGGTAATGTAGTAGGTCACACTGGCACGTAGAAGATTTGCCAGGGCTAATATGAGAGGGGCAGCGGTGTCACGTTACCAACAGTATACCAATACACACTCTTCTCTGATTTGATTGAATTCCACATTCTCCCCGGTTGTGGTCAGCTATGGCATCAGCCCTGAGAACATCATCCTGTACGGGCAGAGCATTGGTACTGTGCCCACGGTGGACCTGGCATCCCGATATGAGTGTGCTGCTGTGGTGCTCCACTCCCCCCTCACCTCTGGCATGAGGGTGGCCTTTCCCGACACCAAGAAGACCTACTGCTTTGACGCTTTCCCTAAGTAAGTAATTATGCATCGATGCCACTTTTTTATTGTTGATACGATTCTGAGTAATGAACTTTCAGTAGCTGCCGATACCGAGCCAAACCCATACTGCCATTTGTATATTGTTGATATGCTATGATTatcataattattttacatgACTGAATTGTTCGTCATGCAACATTTTAGTAACAACTTTATCAGTATTTAAGATTATGGAACTTACACCATTTTAACAATATCAAATCTTATTgaaatatgtttatatacagGTAGTGAGGCATTTGTGAATTTCTATAGCAATGTAGAATAGAAAAGTGGATATGTATTGGACAAATACGTCATTGCAGTGAAAACTAGGCATGTGGCAAAGTTTATACAAGCATTTTCTTACAGGTATTTGGTTATAATCATAACATTTATTGTGAATTGTCACGTTTGGCGTGGTGTAGTCCCATCACAACTTGATCAAAGTGGCACTAGAATAAAGATAATTGATTGAAAATGAAACTAAAAAGAAAGGCCGTACAACACCAAAAATCTATGAGTTTAGCTATGAATCTGAATGGATTTCAAGATAAGAAAAAATTTGCCCAGTGTTAAATAGCTGGAATTAGGCAGTTTCTGCCAACTTTAATCAACTTAGCTAGCATTAGCTAGGAACCCTGAGCTTCTGTTCTGCCTGAGTCTCCCCTTGAAACACTTGCTTGGCAAAATTTGCAACTACTAGTTTTACTAGTGGCTTTTTCGAGTGTTAAGTAGTTCCATACTGCAGATataattgttgttgttattgagtTCACTAGGTACTGCAGGCATGTTTTCGGTTTGCCCATCATCAACAACGTATCAAGTGTTTAACgcacattattattacagtCTGTTTTGTGGTATTGTCTCATTACATCAATTCGCTGTCGCTGGTACCCAATCTCGTATTTTTGGCCAGTATCTGACAAATTTCTGATGTAAGTATCGGATCGGTGCATTCCTATAAGTAATCTTCAGCACCTTCCAAACCTTTGCATCTTCCCCTATGTTtacttgtctgcctgtcttttggtattttcaaataatttcccTTGATATTAATTGATAATTGCAGAACTAGAAGTGTCAAAAGTAACGATACTCCAAACAGAACTGCAGTCCCTTGCCTAGCTTTCACTATTTCAGTATTAATTCTTTCTCAatctcttcctctgcctctgagtCATAACTGAGTCATCTCTCTCTGCATCAGATTGTAGGCAAGAAACACTGACTCATCCAGTCATGTTATCATATCATTGTCctaataatgtaaaatgtggTATTTGAGCCTTTAGAATCATCCATGCTGGCTGACTAAATGTGATTGTGCTACAGTTTAGTTCCAGTACCAGGCAGGGCAAGTGTTGGAGGAGAATGCGTGGTGGGGACGGATCTGAGGAGGCTTTTGCTCTCTGGTCAAAGCCTCCACTGTTCTCCTTCACCCACTTAAGCTTCTCCCACCCTGGATGCCTGTTGACCAACTTGTTGTCCCCACTCCCTAGCCCACACAAGCTCTCATACTACATGATCTATTGTGTCAGATCAACGTCCAGTGCTGTAACACTAGCTTGGTATATATGTGTCGCTGATGTGGGAGACGTACTCTACATCTGAACTAGCAGATGGAGCTGAGCGGGGGGGAGTATTTCTCTGCATTAGTGTTGTTTTCATTATCCCTGCCCTTCTGGTACCCTGACTTGCACAATAGTTGCCAGTTGCACTAATGATCCATACTACAACAGACAGAAGTCTGTACAACACTTTATAGTTTTACCCTTTAAGAACATGAAGCTATTTGGCCcctgtttgatttattttatattgtgcttATTTTCTACACTTTTTTAAATCCCTTTTCTTCAACCAAGTCCTGATGTTAGATAAAGGGACCCTGAGTGAAATTGCGCAAACTTGCTAATTAGCCATTACAGTGTTCTTAATCATTCCCTCTCCTTCGTGGCCATCTGTTTAATACCCCCTGTCTCTGTCAGCATTGAGAAGGTATCTAAGATCACATCGCCAGTGCTGGTTATCCACGGGACGGAGGACGAGGTGATCGACTTCTCCCACGGCCTGGCTCTGTTCGAGCGCTGTCCCAAGGCCGTGGAGCCACTCTGGGTGGAGGGGGCGGGACACAATGACATCGAACTGTACAGCCAGTACCTGGAGCGCCTGCGTCACTTTATAGGCCAGGAACTGCCAGCCCAGCATGCCTAGGTCCACCACACCGCCCCCTGGGTCTGGGGGAATGGATGGCTCTTAACGGGGCCGTGGGGTGAAGCCTGAGCAATAATTTAGTTTTGGGGAAATTTTGGATGCTTTCAGCCATGTCTTTTGGTTGTTTTCCTCATTCTCTATCTCTACCAGCTGTCACTAGTCCTGGTCAGAGCAGCTCAGAGCTGTAGTGAACTCACCACCTGGCCAGTGGGCAGTGAAACCCAGCATAGAGGCCCGTCtgccttctgtctgtctgctcctctATTAACCCAGGCTAACCATCTCACTGATATGTCGGCGGTTTCTGGTGTGTACTGTCTAACCTATTCTGACAAGTTTATACCTTATTCAATTTAGGAGAATGTCAGTTTATGTAGGAACCtcatctgtattttttttgtaaagcccTTGTCTTTGAATGGTTCAGGCACTTTTTGGTCTTAATTTAGGGATAGCCCTAAGTATGAATTTTTGTTGTTAAGACTAGGCTTAGGTTTATTGAGATTTTAGAAAATCATAGAAAGACAATGACAAATTAAAGACTTGGGGTGTATTCattctgacaaacaaaacattgtgaAACAGAGAAGATTTTAATCCAATCACTTTTCTAATGCTGTTGAGTTCCGTTTGTAGTTGCAAGTTGTAGTTTACTCATATCTCTATTCATTAAACTAAATAAGTAGGTGGAAGAGTCCTTGCAGACTTTATTTCAGATGAAAAAGCTGGGAATTTAGTGATACAGGTGTTGTGATAAATGCTTCGTTCAATTCTCAGACTGCAAAGAACATATTTAGAAAGTGAATTGAATTACAACTTCTGTTGGAACAAGTCTTTATGCCAAGTTTGGACCAGTGTTTAGAGAAAAGGTCTTCTCTCTTGTAACAGACTAAACACGAATACATTAATACAACCCAATATCACAACACTGTGAGCTTTTGCAGTAAAAAGACAGAAGAGTATAACTGCATCCAGTTTGAAAGTTGTTTTGGTGCTAATGTGtgttaatattttctgtttctataTTTCTGTTTCCCATTCACGAATAACTTTCATGTGAATAATCCATGCCTGTAAAGAATTGGTTTTGTAGAAATATTAGCTTAAAgatcaaaataatgttttcacttGTTAAGAAATTAGGTGTAATCGGTGATGTATTACACAATTGGATTACGTAGTTCACAACAAACGGGCAGAAATTATACAAAGTCCATATTTAAGTTTTTATATTAATTCAGCGTGCATTTATTTGAATACAAAAagtgtatattattttaaaagctgCTGAAATTTTTGCTTTGGTTGAAGTTCAAGATTGAACCCAAATGGTTAAAAAACAAACGTATTAAATTGCTAACATCCTTCTACAGCATCTTTAACTCAGCAACTCGTCTGTTTAACCCCCTGTTATGCTGCAGTAATGCAATGGATAttgtgaacgtgtgtgtgagtCTAGAAAATAAAGAGGAGGCATACAGGGGTGCAAACATGTCACTTTTCGGCGAAACTCGCCGTTTTTACTTCAAAATAGGTCAACCACATGAATTGTGTAGATCTGCAAAAAaaatcgggggggggggttgttctACATCtgagaataaatatattttctgtttcgTGAATCCACTTCACCCTGTGGAGatcttttttctctgtctgtccacccTGTGTAATCATATAATGCGCGAGCTAGAATAATCATCCTGTCTGCTTTTTCTGCTTAACTGCGCTGTTGCTGGACAGACCGTCCCGTGCCACAAACTCTAAATAACGTTTAGCTGCTTCAGGCGGCTAGCAACACTCCCAAGCAGCGATGAACACTCCCAGTAAGCAACCTGTTTTTGGAGTAATTATGCGGGTGGTAAGGTTACCTTGTCAACTTAGGTTTGTTGTAGCTTCCTGAGGTAGATAGCTAAGTTGGCTATGGCGCTTCTCCATTGACCAGCACGGTACAGGACGGCAAGAAATGTGTCTGACCCGTGCAGTGTTGCCTGAACGGCAAGGTATTGGAGAAGGGCCAATCAAAATGCAGACATCCCAAATCTCCCGGAATTTCCGAGAAGTCTCCTGCATTTTAAATGCGTCTCCCTGACGCCCGCAAATCATATACAATCTCCCGGAAATCGATTTTAGTGCAGAATCCCGAATCGCAGAGTGCATACTTGAAGAAGGAATTACTGTTTTGAGTATAGGAGGGTATAATTCCATCCAGTGTTTGTGACCGAATGGGACGTAATACCTCGTCTTATACTGCACTGAACTTGATTCACCTCTTTCTGGATTTCTGTCTGAAATGGTGGTTACACGGCTAGTTCAGCATTGTTAGGGAGTACTTTTATTAATTTGACTTTAATTACTTCTTATTTTCTGTTAGTGTCATTTGCTAGGCTGTTGCCGGTAATGGCCATTCAGTCATTAAATTAGGTCAGGTCAGTTGAGACCCCTTTTTTGGCTGAATGGAGTATGAACTGAACTTGCTGCTAAATATCAAGATGAAATGGATAGAAAAAGGGTCACCATCCTTTGTGTACATACATTCTGCGTAGCAGAAGGAGTTTGAGGCAACTTTCAGTAGTTgtacacatttctgtattattagTTTGCACTATCCATTGGAGTGGATCCaagtatacatattttaaacacAGATGTCAGTAAGACTTCCTTTGAGGGCATAGCGTCTGCAGGTTTCTGCTCATATCTTGTACTTGACTGATTAATAAGGTCACCAATTAGTTAGGATCATCCCTCACCTGGTCAccaattgaaaggaaaaaccaacaacCAGCCTACCCTAAGGCCCTCCATGGAATTGGCATGACACCTGTGATATGCAGTATTGCTGCTGGCCTGTTCCTTTTCACTCACTTCTCCTGTTGCCACATTATTTTGGACAGATTTAGAATTTCATTAATGTCTATGTGTTAAAGTTCACTTGACTAAATGCCCAACCTCTCTTGCATGTGACCTACCACCAATCCAATGTCCTCTGTCTGGGTCTTTGAGGAGTCAGGTTAACTTATACGTAGCAACCAAAGTTTAACAGGAAATGTTCTGTCTTGAACAAAACTTCCCTGTATCTTCACCAGAACCAAAGCTTGGGCATCATTTCTTCCAATAACAGTTGAGTGGGGAATAAAGCAATACAAcagttctctttctctgttgtgAAAGTGTGGGAGGTGGCAGACTGCTTATTGTGAGGGGAGCTCTAGACACTCATTCACAgctgttgttaaaagaaaaaagttgtagaaatgtatttttattaaagtGTTCTCTGTGTACTTTTGTACTACATTGTTTTCAGATCTCTGTATGGATTACATTTTTGGTGAATGTTGGGATCCAAGGGGAAAATGGGGTTGTGTTGTTATTGAATACAGTTACACAAAGTGTATTATTAAcaactttgttttaaaaacatttatcttccaataagtaaaacaaatatataattgaaaataaaataatgaattgataaaataaatcaattagTCATTCTTGTTATGTTTCCCCCACTGATTTTGAAGTTTTCTCAACTAGATTCCCCATTTCACATTGTTTCAGAGGTCTACCAGCTGCTATGTAGGTGTGGTCTGATGGCTGACCAGTGGCGGCGACATTGTATTTGGAAACAAGTATGGACATAGCTATTAAGTGACCAAAGTATCAAATTATGTCTGTtaattataaaattataaacCCATTTTAGTCTGTCCATTCTGTTTTTGTAGGTCATGATGAAGAGTAGGGTGGACACTCACAGCTGTCTTTAGTGCTGTCCCTCTcccgatacacacacacacacacacaccaaacatgtcCTCAATGGACTtgatactgtacattatattatacatgagcacacagactcacacaaaTGCATTAATGGCTCGGCACTGGGATTAATGCAGATGCAACAACACTTGCAGTGTTTCAAAATATGATCAGTAAACCCTTTGCGGAAGCCCAATCACATATACTGTCACCGCCTTCAATGTTTCCTATACGCACATGATATCAACGTTGTGATATGAATAATGACACCTGCCTTCCTTTCCCAACTACGAATGTAACTTGTTTGCAATGACCGACCTTTTCACCGCAGTCTGTCCTCGGAAAGGGGAGGGGTCATAGCTTATTGGGAGTCATCAAGCAAGGACACGGATCCGGAAGTAGGCGAAATTCTGAAAAGGTTCAACATGGCCGTTGCGGGGATTATCGATGAGCATGGAAGGTTTCTGCCTTTGTCGACCTTGCAGGAGagtcattatttatttgcaaaaacGGATACAGATATCAACGTCTCATGCGTGGAAAGCGTCGACAGTACGATACCAGATTCCACCAACCCCACACCTACCTCAAATGCCACACCGACCCCTGCGACTATACTCGCGCGAATCTCGCCCATTGCAGCTGGTGAGCGACACGGACAATCGCACTGTCCAGTTAAGAAGAAGCGACATGTTTGTACGTTTGATGGTTGTGTCAGGGCGTATGGGAAATTATCTCACCTGAAGTCACATAtaaggacacacacaggtatgtaCGTTGTTTTACAACTAGCCGTGAAGGGGTAGTTTACCTttgtggcctctttcagccCCCCTTTCTTTTTCTAGGTAATTTGACTGAGAACAAATTATTATTGATCGCAATGACctggggagcaattagggttagtTCCCTTGCTCATGGAAAGAATAGTTCTAACATACTTTTTAACCTTGTCAACTCGGGTACAATAATATGAAAATGTCTAAGCGAATTAGAAAAACGCTCAAAAAACAGCTCCTATTACATAATTATTCTGGGTTTGGATAGATTGTTTTAAATCAAATCAGTGTTGAGACTATCAATTTTGCATCTTTGGTTATTAGTGTATacattaattataatttaacaGTGGATGTATTACACATCGAGTGAGAGTTTAGGAGTTATGTCCCAGAATTATACTTAGAATTCGCCAACAATGCGGACCTACGGGTGACCTCACCATTGGCCTACGGGTAATCTCACCATTGAGCGTTACAACTGTTAAAATTAAGTTGCCAATCTTTCCGAAAGTATCTCTGGCATGCGTCGCCCTTTATGGAAATGCATGTGGCTCCGTTAGACCAACGCTCGCCGGCTAGTGAAAGCTGAAATGCGCTGTTTGCAGCCTAATATACAGGACTACATACTTCATTACGATGTACATTCCTATATTCTTGACGGACCATAGCTGTTCGTTCAGAGAAGACCAACGTGGTCTCTGGGAAATACAGAACATCAGACTATACTTAATCTGTGATTGGAAAATGTGACTTCTAAGATTCCACTTCGTTGTGGACGGCCTACTGAAATGAGTGAAATCGGGTCCAATTTAACGGTTATGGCTAAAGAGAATGACGCTTTAGTCCAACAATCTGTTGCCATGAAGAATGATAGAGGCCTCTAATAGGTATTGATCACCTGAAATTGGCGGGATGTCACGGATGCCACATACATTACAATTACTGTATACCAGTCATTTCGTTACAACGTAAGCATTACTAAAACAtatattaaataacatttaaaatagcatttcatttttttctagaCTAAATTTGACACctgtaacaaatgtttttttagagACCACAAAACTAACTAGACAGACATAGAATAAAGACACCCATATACCCTGCACCCCTCCCTACTAATGTGCATATTATGTGTAATTTAAAGGTTGGGTGTAAAATCGTCCTAACTGATGAAAGGGTGCCAGATGTTTTCAAATATAGGTCATTAGTCACTCAGAGTACATCAAATGATTTCTACATGTGAGGTGTGTGTTTTCGCTGGGCCATACATTTCTGGCAATCCAGTTAAGTGCTTCCACCATTTGAATGCATCCAACTACGTGGAACTTCAAACATAATTTACTGACTCTTGATGACCCCATTGGAGTAATTTTCAGCCTGTTCAAACAGGAGAGATCAGCCAACCATCAAGAAGAGAGTGCTTAAAAAGTGTGGCCCATGTGCCTACAGAGGCCATGATTGTACCAGTTCTCTGTCATTCTAAATGcataacagtgtgtttgtgtgttgtaaatcgtgtttgttgttgaaaacattttaatccaaCTCAAGGTGAGAAGCCCTACCCTTGCTCCTGGCCCGACTGTGAGAAGAAGTTTTCCCGTTCTGATGAACAGATCCGCCATCTGcggactcacacaggagagaaacagtTCCAGTGCCCACTGTGTGCTATGCGCTTCATGCGAAGCGACCACCTGCTCAAGCATGCACGCCGCCACCCTGGCTTTGAACCGTCCATGATCCGGAAGGGGGAGTAGAGCGTCGAGTGCGTTTACATGTTTGTTGTACAACGTTTTACTACAGAAAACAACTTTTTGCAGTGAAAACAAGTTTCTGTACCCGCTTTGACTGCTTTGCGTTATTTGCGTTATTGTTTTAAACTGTTGGGACTTATAATTACCTACCTGGTAATCTCTTGTGGACAAGCGGCAATTGTTCTAGTTATTTGGACACAATTTCACTGTTGGCATGTTTTGAATTTAAGATTTGGGAAGGACACGTGGACTTTAGACTTGCCTGTAATTTGGGGAGAAAGAGGGGTGGCGATCTGTATTTAATTAGTATTTATGCATTTTCATGCTTTATTTCACATGGGAAGTGTAAATTTAGAGGAGGAAACATTTGCTCAAAGAACATTGAGTTGGGTTTTGCCCTATGCAGGAGCAGTGCATTTGTGGACCCAGAACTTAATCATCTGACCAATCATGCAATACTTAAGTATTGGGTTAACCTGAGGATTCACCCCTCATCAGACCAGAAGTGAAGaatgggagaggaagaggttCTGTAGCCATACCCTGATCCCAGACCTGTTGTAATATTTCTCCTTTACCATTGTCATCACAATGCCATGCATTCATGTTAGTCTTGACAAGGACCACATACATGTTAGCAGGCTGCTGTATCTGACCTCATTCAGCTGCTCTCACAAAGTTCATCTAGTATTTTGTATTATTGATTATTAAAATCCAGTGTATGTAGTTTTTGTTCATGTTAATATAAGTTGACATTTTCCCGTGTTCCAAGCAGATAAATTAGTCCCCCCACAATAACacttcacaaacattttaaatgaaactcATCCCTATGCCCTTGGCATGGATATTCATAGCATTTACAGTAAGACAAGATGTCAATACATGACAATTATTTATGGAACAGTCCTGATTAATGAAACAAACTGCTGGTACTTTACTATAACAATGTTAATCCAAGCTCAGAGCCCTAAGACATGCCATTTTTGAAAAATGGcacttttacattgttttttttattaatctatGGCTGCCAAtgtaatatattgttttattattctcTGTGCAAAATATTCATACTGTTTTGTCATCCAGCTGACAGATTTGATGTATTTTCTACTACCACTATATAACATTGCTGGGAAAATTTGCATATTTATGAAATTTCAAACACATTCACTTGTTTCTACATAAttatttctcaaaataaaagcatatttatttttcacaggAGATCACACCATTAAAAATGTTCAATTTGGTGTCTTATTAGCTGATGTCTTGAACAAAAATTGTAATTTGTTCATATATTATTTCACAATTACCTTATTGTTTACAGATTTGAGATAAGGTCCTTTAAAACCAACTTGGTGCTGGATTAAGTCCATTGGAATTGTCTATGAGCAGCACAGAGTAGCTTTGTGGAAGGAGAGGCCATGAAACTCTGCTTAATAACTTGACCTAGAAACCCCACAAAAACAGTGATGCACAATTTACAGGACTTTTGAAATACTTAATGT
The nucleotide sequence above comes from Esox lucius isolate fEsoLuc1 chromosome 8, fEsoLuc1.pri, whole genome shotgun sequence. Encoded proteins:
- the LOC109616046 gene encoding Krueppel-like factor 9, which translates into the protein MAVAGIIDEHGRFLPLSTLQESHYLFAKTDTDINVSCVESVDSTIPDSTNPTPTSNATPTPATILARISPIAAGERHGQSHCPVKKKRHVCTFDGCVRAYGKLSHLKSHIRTHTGEKPYPCSWPDCEKKFSRSDEQIRHLRTHTGEKQFQCPLCAMRFMRSDHLLKHARRHPGFEPSMIRKGE
- the abhd17ab gene encoding alpha/beta hydrolase domain-containing protein 17A; the protein is MMNGLSVSELCCLFCCPPCPSHIAAKLAFLPPEATYSLLPDLDGATASGPAGLRSRGGIPGAAVGGPAEGKWKLHLTERAEFQYAQRELDATEVFLTRSSRGNKVGCMYIRCAPNARFTVLFSHGNAVDLGQMSSFFIGLGTRIDCNIFSYDYSGYGVSTGKPSEKNLYADIDAAWQALRSRYGISPENIILYGQSIGTVPTVDLASRYECAAVVLHSPLTSGMRVAFPDTKKTYCFDAFPNIEKVSKITSPVLVIHGTEDEVIDFSHGLALFERCPKAVEPLWVEGAGHNDIELYSQYLERLRHFIGQELPAQHA